A single region of the Eulemur rufifrons isolate Redbay chromosome 8, OSU_ERuf_1, whole genome shotgun sequence genome encodes:
- the PEX19 gene encoding peroxisomal biogenesis factor 19 isoform X1, protein MAAAGGDCVGGTDADQELEELLESALDDFDKAKPSPAPPPTTTAPDASGPQKRSPGDTAKDALFASQEKFFQELFDSELASQATAEFEKAMKELAEEEPHLVEQFQKLSEAAGRVGSDATSQQEFTSCLKETLSGLAKNATDLQNSGMSEEELTKAMEGLGMDEGDGEGNILPIMQSIMQNLLSKDVLYPSLKEITEKYPDWLQSHQESLPPEQFEKYQEQHSVMGKICEQFEAETPTDNEATQKARFETVLDLMQQLQDLGHPPKELAGEMPPGLNFDLDALNLSGPPGASGEQCLIM, encoded by the exons ATGGCTGCTGCTGGTGGCGACTGTGTTGGCGGCACCGACGCGGACCAGGAATTGGAGGAGCTTCTGGAAA GTGCTCTTGATGATTTCGATAAAGCCAaaccctccccagcaccccctcctACCACCACGGCCCCTGATGCTTCGGGGCCCCAGAAGAGATCGCCAGGAGACACTGCCAAA GATGCCCTCTTCGCCTCCCAAGAGAAGTTTTTCCAGGAACTATTCGACAGTGAGCTGGCTTCCCAAGCCACTGCAGAGTTCGAGAAGGCAATGAAGGAGCTGGCTGAGGAAGAGCCCCACCTGGTGGAACAGTTCCAAAAGCTCTCAGAGGCTGCAGGGAGAGTGG GCAGTGATGCAACCTCCCAACAAGAATTCACTTCTTGCCTAAAGGAGACACTAAGTGGACTAGCCAAAAATGCCACTGACCTTCAG AACTCCGGCATGTCAGAAGAGGAGCTGACCAAGGCCATGGAGGGGCTGGGCATGGATgaaggggatggggaaggaaaCATCCTCCCCATCATGCAGAGTATTATGCAGAACCTATTGTCCAAGGATGTGCTATACCCATCATTGAAGGAGATCACAGAAAAG TATCCAGATTGGTTGCAGAGTCACCAGGAATCTCTACCTCCAGAACAGTTTGAAAAGTATCAGGAGCAGCACAGTGTCATGGGTAAAATATGTGAGCAGTTTGAGGCAGAGACCCCCACAGACAATGAGGCCACTCAAAAGGCTCGTTTTGAGACGGTGCTGGATCTTATGCAACAG TTACAGGATTTGGGCCATCCTCCAAAAGAGCTGGCTGGGGAGATG CCTCCTGGCCTCAACTTTGACCTGGATGCCCTCAATCTTTCGGGCCCACCAGGTGCCAGTGGTGAACAGTGTCTGATCATGTGA
- the PEX19 gene encoding peroxisomal biogenesis factor 19 isoform X2 — MAAAGGDCVGGTDADQELEELLESALDDFDKAKPSPAPPPTTTAPDASGPQKRSPGDTAKDALFASQEKFFQELFDSELASQATAEFEKAMKELAEEEPHLVEQFQKLSEAAGRVGSDATSQQEFTSCLKETLSGLAKNATDLQNSGMSEEELTKAMEGLGMDEGDGEGNILPIMQSIMQNLLSKDVLYPSLKEITEKYPDWLQSHQESLPPEQFEKYQEQHSVMGKICEQFEAETPTDNEATQKARFETVLDLMQQLQDLGHPPKELAGEMVPVVNSV, encoded by the exons ATGGCTGCTGCTGGTGGCGACTGTGTTGGCGGCACCGACGCGGACCAGGAATTGGAGGAGCTTCTGGAAA GTGCTCTTGATGATTTCGATAAAGCCAaaccctccccagcaccccctcctACCACCACGGCCCCTGATGCTTCGGGGCCCCAGAAGAGATCGCCAGGAGACACTGCCAAA GATGCCCTCTTCGCCTCCCAAGAGAAGTTTTTCCAGGAACTATTCGACAGTGAGCTGGCTTCCCAAGCCACTGCAGAGTTCGAGAAGGCAATGAAGGAGCTGGCTGAGGAAGAGCCCCACCTGGTGGAACAGTTCCAAAAGCTCTCAGAGGCTGCAGGGAGAGTGG GCAGTGATGCAACCTCCCAACAAGAATTCACTTCTTGCCTAAAGGAGACACTAAGTGGACTAGCCAAAAATGCCACTGACCTTCAG AACTCCGGCATGTCAGAAGAGGAGCTGACCAAGGCCATGGAGGGGCTGGGCATGGATgaaggggatggggaaggaaaCATCCTCCCCATCATGCAGAGTATTATGCAGAACCTATTGTCCAAGGATGTGCTATACCCATCATTGAAGGAGATCACAGAAAAG TATCCAGATTGGTTGCAGAGTCACCAGGAATCTCTACCTCCAGAACAGTTTGAAAAGTATCAGGAGCAGCACAGTGTCATGGGTAAAATATGTGAGCAGTTTGAGGCAGAGACCCCCACAGACAATGAGGCCACTCAAAAGGCTCGTTTTGAGACGGTGCTGGATCTTATGCAACAG TTACAGGATTTGGGCCATCCTCCAAAAGAGCTGGCTGGGGAGATG GTGCCAGTGGTGAACAGTGTCTGA
- the PEX19 gene encoding peroxisomal biogenesis factor 19 isoform X3, with product MKELAEEEPHLVEQFQKLSEAAGRVGSDATSQQEFTSCLKETLSGLAKNATDLQNSGMSEEELTKAMEGLGMDEGDGEGNILPIMQSIMQNLLSKDVLYPSLKEITEKYPDWLQSHQESLPPEQFEKYQEQHSVMGKICEQFEAETPTDNEATQKARFETVLDLMQQLQDLGHPPKELAGEMPPGLNFDLDALNLSGPPGASGEQCLIM from the exons ATGAAGGAGCTGGCTGAGGAAGAGCCCCACCTGGTGGAACAGTTCCAAAAGCTCTCAGAGGCTGCAGGGAGAGTGG GCAGTGATGCAACCTCCCAACAAGAATTCACTTCTTGCCTAAAGGAGACACTAAGTGGACTAGCCAAAAATGCCACTGACCTTCAG AACTCCGGCATGTCAGAAGAGGAGCTGACCAAGGCCATGGAGGGGCTGGGCATGGATgaaggggatggggaaggaaaCATCCTCCCCATCATGCAGAGTATTATGCAGAACCTATTGTCCAAGGATGTGCTATACCCATCATTGAAGGAGATCACAGAAAAG TATCCAGATTGGTTGCAGAGTCACCAGGAATCTCTACCTCCAGAACAGTTTGAAAAGTATCAGGAGCAGCACAGTGTCATGGGTAAAATATGTGAGCAGTTTGAGGCAGAGACCCCCACAGACAATGAGGCCACTCAAAAGGCTCGTTTTGAGACGGTGCTGGATCTTATGCAACAG TTACAGGATTTGGGCCATCCTCCAAAAGAGCTGGCTGGGGAGATG CCTCCTGGCCTCAACTTTGACCTGGATGCCCTCAATCTTTCGGGCCCACCAGGTGCCAGTGGTGAACAGTGTCTGATCATGTGA